From bacterium, the proteins below share one genomic window:
- the lepB gene encoding signal peptidase I, whose amino-acid sequence MGLLIASIFDNFETYNVPSVSMADTIVIGDKVICDESAYDDSDPQRGDLVVFFSPSDKTTKYIKRCVAIGGDVVQLAGKKLFVNGQEVLLPPTGLHRDPDVDPRRDDFGPYQVPAGSYFMLGDNRDDSYDSRYFGPVDRRLIIGKAVRVWFNFKLGRIGVPLK is encoded by the coding sequence ATGGGTCTCCTGATCGCATCAATCTTTGACAATTTCGAAACTTACAATGTCCCGTCAGTGAGCATGGCAGATACAATAGTGATTGGTGATAAAGTCATCTGCGACGAGTCGGCGTATGATGACAGTGATCCTCAGCGCGGCGATTTGGTCGTCTTCTTCTCGCCCAGCGATAAAACGACAAAATACATCAAGCGATGTGTTGCTATCGGCGGAGATGTTGTACAGTTGGCTGGCAAGAAGTTGTTTGTTAATGGTCAAGAAGTACTCCTGCCGCCGACAGGATTGCACAGAGACCCGGATGTTGATCCGCGGCGCGACGACTTTGGTCCTTACCAAGTTCCCGCAGGAAGCTACTTCATGCTCGGCGATAACCGCGACGATTCGTACGACTCGCGCTACTTTGGGCCAGTTGACAGGAGATTGATCATAGGCAAAGCGGTGCGAGTTTGGTTCAATTTCAAGTTAGGCCGAATCGGGGTGCCGCTGAAGTAG
- a CDS encoding dockerin type I repeat-containing protein, whose amino-acid sequence MKNYYLVATIALMVAALICGPAQAQVNNPSDDSILVKNVKIWYPGGSMAGKIKAELWWHQPEYPYSLPTRGVALHRYWGDIGTIVCDSIRGLQVSSSYTIEYAFTIDNSLGRIDAEIDLLDDSAYFDSGHYHLADMYFTVNSSGRFMTNGANVQFFCLPPLACMWWGRHIPSVNIIADPGDFNGDGITNISDCVYGIRYIFESFADPLPCGDANGDCVTNISDVVYLLNYLFSGGPQPSPGCEFWR is encoded by the coding sequence ATGAAGAACTACTACTTAGTCGCCACAATCGCCTTGATGGTCGCAGCACTGATTTGCGGTCCTGCTCAGGCCCAAGTAAACAATCCTTCGGATGATTCCATATTGGTTAAGAACGTCAAGATCTGGTATCCCGGCGGGTCCATGGCCGGCAAGATCAAAGCTGAACTGTGGTGGCACCAGCCGGAATATCCTTATTCCCTTCCGACCAGAGGGGTTGCTTTGCATCGATACTGGGGAGATATCGGAACAATTGTCTGCGATTCAATCCGGGGGCTGCAAGTGTCATCTTCGTATACGATAGAATACGCATTCACAATCGACAATTCGCTTGGAAGAATCGACGCCGAGATAGACTTACTTGATGATTCTGCTTACTTCGACTCCGGACACTATCATCTTGCAGACATGTATTTCACAGTAAACTCGTCCGGCCGCTTTATGACTAACGGAGCAAATGTGCAATTCTTCTGCCTGCCACCTTTGGCCTGTATGTGGTGGGGCCGGCACATCCCCAGCGTGAACATCATTGCGGACCCGGGTGATTTCAACGGCGACGGCATAACCAACATTTCAGACTGCGTGTATGGAATCAGGTACATTTTCGAATCGTTCGCCGATCCCCTGCCGTGCGGTGACGCCAATGGTGACTGCGTCACAAATATCAGCGACGTGGTTTATCTGCTGAACTACTTATTCTCCGGCGGACCACAGCCCAGTCCCGGGTGCGAGTTTTGGCGGTGA
- a CDS encoding GreA/GreB family elongation factor, protein MEVPILRSTHKILTEKIGDLKKDIDGNSKDIGEAAALGDLKENSAYHAAKERQVLLLEKMQRFKSYLKGRVIDASTTKPEKVLFGTQATVVDVKSKVVHIFNLVGPVEYELDLMPDMVTFAAPVAKLLMGKKVGEVVEFKFGSNHWSGEITEIKGIE, encoded by the coding sequence ATGGAAGTTCCTATTCTTCGAAGCACTCACAAGATACTTACAGAAAAAATCGGCGACCTTAAGAAGGATATCGACGGGAACTCGAAAGACATTGGCGAGGCCGCGGCATTAGGTGATCTCAAAGAAAACTCCGCCTACCACGCAGCCAAGGAACGCCAAGTGCTTCTGCTTGAAAAAATGCAGCGCTTTAAGAGCTATCTCAAGGGGCGAGTCATCGATGCCAGCACCACCAAACCGGAGAAGGTACTCTTCGGCACACAGGCGACAGTGGTCGACGTCAAGAGCAAAGTAGTCCACATCTTCAACCTCGTCGGTCCGGTCGAATACGAACTCGATCTGATGCCGGACATGGTTACCTTCGCCGCTCCGGTCGCGAAGCTTCTGATGGGAAAAAAGGTCGGCGAAGTCGTCGAATTCAAATTCGGCTCAAATCATTGGAGCGGAGAAATCACCGAAATCAAAGGCATCGAATAG
- a CDS encoding ATP-binding cassette domain-containing protein: MNNDVLIVQSIAKQFSSQKAVDDLSFAVKAGEIFALLGPNGAGKTTTIRMLLGIMKPDSGNITFELRQGTSESLSSAKLGYLPEDRGLYRDIPILKTLTYMGVLRGLSRKDATARAKLWLDRVGLGERANDKLETLSKGNQQKVQFISAVLHTPDFAVLDEPFSGLDPINQEAFIDIIRELRQQGMTILLCAHQMDLVERLADRVLLMNAGRRVLYGTLAQIREEAQAAGKIILALDPAAKITALESLEIVQRVERRGAGEYAFFLRNSEHLRSFLREAAAHTEILGVNTERTSLHDIFVQAVRAGGDSIPEESQ, encoded by the coding sequence ATGAATAACGACGTCCTCATCGTTCAGTCCATCGCCAAACAGTTCTCAAGTCAAAAAGCTGTTGATGATCTCTCCTTTGCTGTCAAAGCAGGAGAGATATTCGCATTGCTCGGCCCCAACGGCGCCGGCAAAACCACCACTATCCGCATGCTGCTCGGCATTATGAAACCCGACTCCGGAAACATTACCTTTGAATTGCGGCAGGGAACGTCAGAATCTCTTTCATCCGCGAAACTCGGTTACCTTCCCGAAGACCGTGGCCTCTATCGCGACATCCCAATCCTCAAAACCTTGACCTATATGGGAGTTCTGCGAGGATTGTCGCGAAAGGATGCAACCGCACGGGCAAAGCTTTGGCTCGACCGCGTCGGTCTCGGCGAGCGCGCTAATGACAAGTTGGAAACACTTTCGAAAGGCAATCAGCAGAAAGTGCAATTCATCTCGGCCGTTCTTCATACTCCCGACTTCGCCGTCCTCGATGAACCCTTCTCCGGTCTCGATCCAATCAATCAGGAAGCATTCATCGACATAATCCGCGAACTGCGACAGCAGGGCATGACGATACTGCTCTGTGCCCACCAGATGGACCTGGTCGAGCGTTTGGCAGATCGCGTTTTACTAATGAATGCCGGCCGCAGGGTCCTCTATGGCACACTTGCACAAATTCGCGAGGAAGCACAAGCCGCCGGAAAGATCATCCTCGCTCTTGATCCTGCTGCAAAAATCACCGCACTGGAGTCGTTGGAAATTGTCCAGCGCGTCGAACGCCGTGGGGCAGGGGAGTATGCGTTCTTCCTGCGCAATAGCGAACATCTGCGTTCCTTCCTTCGCGAAGCCGCCGCGCACACGGAAATCCTCGGCGTCAACACCGAACGCACCAGCCTGCACGACATCTTCGTCCAGGCTGTTCGCGCAGGCGGTGACAGCATTCCGGAGGAATCGCAATGA
- a CDS encoding ABC transporter permease, with protein sequence MSNFRTVLEISRWEFMRWFKLKGMIITFLLFVAFGFIISGTRYFLEKKNTSEVNLVLINPEILPQLNFSNSRIVMTPISPQQTESDLREQVGTGEIDGLLILRSIDDADLVVPKSPRWESELQDILNAERRRLKLEAMDVTADQLTDAMKPMNIQIAFHELSRGPSSLAEKIAAGVLIMLMLMGIFNSLACQMVAITGEKQLRVTEQIISAVTPQQWIDGKILGVSAYAAAGTAITVFSALPFFLVMSLTGSGLPIPIEFSNPLNIIVLIVITLGGFLFWNTFLAAFAATINDPNTSSRAAVLFLPLLPSIAAALIAFQSPESLLTRVLGQLPITSPAVLPVRIVLTEVPFWETALSILILVASTWLMRKLAGRIFRIGMLMYGKEPTVKEMLRWMKEA encoded by the coding sequence ATGAGCAATTTCCGCACGGTACTTGAAATCAGCCGCTGGGAATTCATGCGCTGGTTCAAACTCAAAGGCATGATCATAACCTTCTTACTGTTTGTCGCGTTTGGATTCATCATCTCCGGCACTCGCTACTTTCTCGAGAAGAAGAACACTTCAGAAGTCAATCTCGTCCTGATCAATCCGGAAATTCTGCCACAGCTCAACTTCAGCAATTCACGAATCGTCATGACTCCCATTTCGCCGCAGCAAACCGAGTCCGATCTTCGTGAACAAGTCGGAACCGGCGAGATCGACGGCCTGCTAATCCTCCGTAGTATTGACGATGCGGATCTCGTTGTTCCCAAGAGCCCGCGCTGGGAATCGGAACTGCAGGATATCCTCAATGCCGAACGCCGTCGACTCAAGCTCGAAGCCATGGACGTCACAGCAGATCAACTCACCGACGCCATGAAACCAATGAACATCCAGATCGCTTTTCACGAACTCAGCCGCGGTCCGTCCTCGCTCGCAGAGAAAATCGCTGCCGGCGTTTTGATCATGTTGATGCTGATGGGGATATTCAACAGTCTTGCCTGCCAGATGGTGGCGATTACCGGCGAAAAGCAACTCCGCGTTACCGAGCAGATCATTTCTGCCGTCACACCCCAGCAGTGGATCGATGGCAAAATTCTCGGCGTTTCCGCTTATGCCGCCGCCGGCACCGCGATAACCGTATTCAGCGCACTCCCGTTCTTCCTCGTTATGAGCCTGACCGGTTCCGGTTTGCCGATCCCGATCGAATTCTCAAATCCGCTCAATATCATCGTATTGATCGTCATCACGCTGGGCGGATTCCTTTTCTGGAATACCTTCCTCGCCGCCTTCGCCGCCACCATTAATGATCCCAATACTTCCTCTCGTGCGGCAGTCCTGTTCTTGCCGTTGCTGCCTTCTATCGCCGCAGCGCTCATAGCATTCCAATCACCAGAGTCCTTGTTGACAAGGGTGTTAGGGCAGTTGCCCATCACCTCGCCGGCGGTATTACCGGTTCGAATCGTGCTCACCGAAGTACCCTTCTGGGAAACTGCGCTTTCGATCTTAATTCTCGTCGCCTCGACTTGGCTGATGCGAAAGCTCGCCGGTCGGATATTCAGAATCGGTATGCTCATGTATGGTAAAGAACCTACCGTTAAAGAAATGCTCCGCTGGATGAAAGAGGCTTAG
- a CDS encoding thrombospondin type 3 repeat-containing protein has product MKRINKELRMRVAGWSLVGGLVAIHVLIFSSLGVADTTARRQVSKSDGRIIEVSAKPVTFTPTEQELSYSEFAELLRESNRDANLIAQQWRHPSTASNGSGVMARMYEYYNGTFDSSYTYINGSLNYGTSWTSCCFLDLFGISYPSIDNFNSGTRMIGTFVPPTSFQNGGAFMLADVPDPNNPAGWTVTFFSIAGLGWKEMIMADVAAAPYPAQAWNWGFESAIMSRGGVDSLRNVPTLFGRQNNLPFGSYYAQFPNCKTTAVAIDTMNNQTYTVYDYLDTTDNQYKFFFRQDFQYNWSLSTDAALYEMTNNDEHLRYPDMSVDSGKIIVVTALYDDADTANVDIVCLRGNLGDVDNIAILSVVAGGPDAENFPVITGIVGDTVGCVYVKNNKLFAAWSFDAGTNWLAPYQISTLGDSIVAEYRTTHFNVGIRGKIYAQRYTGNPAMPIVLAEYDLGLPDVDADGVIDLVDNCPFGPNPLQEDTDSDGVGDVCDFCPLDPLNDADGDGACGNVDNCAGFYNPFQEDLDGDQRGDSCDNCPTVVNVNQADTDNDGIGDACDTCTDTDGDGFGNPGYPANTCTVDNCPYTANPLQEDGDNNGVGDACGACGDMDGNGVISISDAVFLISYIFSGGLPPVPLSAADVDCSSVVSVSDVVYIIAYIFSGGAAPCAACP; this is encoded by the coding sequence ATGAAACGTATCAACAAGGAGTTGCGCATGCGGGTCGCAGGGTGGTCTTTGGTTGGGGGGCTCGTTGCAATCCACGTCTTAATCTTCAGTTCACTTGGTGTCGCAGATACGACTGCTCGACGGCAAGTCTCAAAATCCGATGGCCGTATTATCGAGGTCAGCGCCAAGCCAGTTACTTTTACACCCACCGAGCAAGAACTGAGTTACTCCGAGTTTGCCGAACTGCTCCGCGAGTCTAACCGCGACGCCAACCTAATAGCCCAGCAATGGCGACACCCTTCAACAGCCTCCAACGGCAGCGGTGTTATGGCGCGAATGTACGAATACTACAACGGTACATTCGACTCCAGCTATACCTACATCAACGGATCCCTGAACTATGGCACCTCGTGGACGAGTTGCTGTTTCCTCGATCTATTTGGCATTTCCTATCCTTCGATAGATAATTTCAATAGCGGTACCCGCATGATCGGTACCTTTGTTCCTCCGACTTCCTTCCAAAACGGCGGCGCATTTATGTTGGCCGACGTTCCCGATCCCAACAATCCTGCCGGCTGGACTGTGACCTTCTTCAGCATTGCCGGTCTCGGATGGAAAGAAATGATCATGGCCGATGTCGCGGCTGCGCCATATCCGGCGCAAGCCTGGAACTGGGGCTTTGAATCGGCAATCATGAGCCGGGGCGGCGTTGATTCGCTCCGAAATGTGCCCACATTGTTTGGCCGCCAGAACAATCTACCCTTTGGCAGTTACTATGCCCAGTTCCCCAACTGCAAAACGACGGCCGTTGCCATCGATACCATGAACAACCAGACATACACTGTTTACGATTACCTCGACACAACCGACAACCAGTACAAGTTCTTCTTCCGTCAAGATTTTCAGTACAACTGGTCGCTCTCTACCGACGCCGCTCTTTACGAAATGACCAATAATGACGAACACCTCCGCTATCCTGATATGTCAGTCGACAGCGGCAAGATCATCGTCGTCACCGCGCTTTATGACGACGCCGACACCGCCAATGTCGATATTGTCTGCTTACGCGGAAATCTCGGCGATGTCGACAATATCGCGATACTAAGTGTCGTTGCCGGTGGACCCGATGCCGAGAACTTCCCGGTCATCACCGGCATCGTCGGCGATACCGTTGGTTGTGTCTACGTCAAGAACAACAAGCTCTTTGCTGCCTGGTCCTTTGATGCCGGAACCAATTGGCTTGCCCCATACCAGATCAGCACGCTGGGAGATTCAATCGTCGCCGAGTATCGCACAACTCATTTCAACGTCGGAATTCGCGGTAAAATCTACGCCCAGCGCTACACCGGCAATCCCGCGATGCCTATCGTTCTCGCCGAGTATGACCTTGGTCTGCCTGATGTCGATGCCGATGGCGTTATCGACCTGGTAGATAATTGCCCCTTTGGACCGAATCCGCTGCAAGAAGATACCGACAGCGATGGCGTCGGGGATGTCTGCGATTTTTGCCCGCTTGATCCGCTCAATGATGCCGATGGCGACGGCGCCTGCGGCAATGTCGATAACTGCGCCGGATTCTACAATCCCTTCCAGGAAGACCTCGATGGCGACCAGCGCGGCGATTCCTGCGACAACTGCCCGACTGTCGTGAATGTCAACCAGGCTGATACCGACAACGACGGCATCGGCGATGCTTGTGATACTTGCACCGACACCGATGGCGACGGCTTCGGCAATCCCGGATATCCAGCCAACACCTGCACCGTTGACAATTGTCCTTACACTGCCAATCCGCTCCAGGAAGATGGCGACAACAACGGAGTAGGGGATGCCTGCGGAGCCTGTGGAGACATGGACGGCAACGGCGTCATCAGCATCTCCGACGCAGTTTTCCTAATCAGCTACATCTTCTCCGGCGGCCTGCCTCCAGTGCCGCTGTCCGCAGCCGATGTCGACTGCAGCAGCGTGGTGTCCGTGTCTGATGTGGTCTATATAATTGCCTATATCTTCTCAGGCGGAGCCGCTCCTTGTGCGGCTTGCCCTTAA
- a CDS encoding serine/threonine protein kinase has translation MDLKRVGKYDILDKLGEGGFGAVYLAHHTKLQKQVALKILHPQVASDEMLAAYFEREALALARLEHPNIVRVYDYDQVDGLSFIVMEYVDGTNLDRILRDKKYLSAIESIPIFEQLLAALGYAHVNGIVHRDIKPSNIMITKANIVKITDFGIAKVAGSTKLTRTGTGAGSLLYMSPEQIRGKDIDNRSDLYSVGVTMYQVLTGRTPFEADSDYEIMTGHLEKTAPPPTEFRSSLPKSISDVVMKSLEKKPERRFQNAEEMSNALRGLDLPESSDKTVIQRSAVYSERTVRTAPPEHPAPPVSPPTSESTRPSGKGKLVGILAAVVLVAVAAIYYLMQPSTESPTKSATFSDSLTTAFDLYEKKLFPEAADLFASLRQSNSASVGQKLEIRQFQAASKLMDQQISAASEILKELYSESPGTEFADNRFPPALVKMWSGLKQTPLPTGGFDLTLANYQQFAPVTVEFEGKKEQYTGSTFAKKNLAPGEYIVRIEGKGSKPLAQSFNVADVVVSKSLTLTAAVSTATGSIVVVVENYKIFEPVTVVFDGKSVQYGGQPVTFSDVAKGNYEVGIITDVGRLTEVVNVDGNEVRKVFEPVNKDSKLTIASLVENNPNEVVAAQVYIDNEKIVDGETPFPIRLMQGTHKIWIEHPDFRTIDKPKYINLRGDELVELRLRKK, from the coding sequence ATGGACTTGAAGCGCGTCGGCAAATACGACATCCTTGATAAACTCGGTGAGGGCGGCTTTGGCGCCGTTTACCTCGCTCACCATACCAAGCTCCAGAAGCAGGTCGCTCTCAAGATTCTCCATCCCCAGGTAGCCTCGGACGAAATGCTCGCCGCCTACTTCGAAAGGGAAGCCCTCGCATTGGCGCGCCTCGAGCATCCGAATATCGTTCGTGTTTATGACTATGACCAAGTCGATGGCCTCAGTTTCATTGTCATGGAATATGTCGATGGCACCAACCTCGACCGCATCTTGCGTGATAAGAAATACCTCAGCGCCATTGAATCGATTCCGATTTTTGAACAGCTTCTCGCGGCGCTCGGATATGCCCACGTCAACGGCATTGTTCACCGCGACATCAAGCCGTCCAATATCATGATCACCAAGGCGAACATCGTCAAGATCACCGACTTCGGAATTGCCAAAGTCGCCGGCAGCACTAAGCTAACGCGTACCGGCACCGGCGCCGGATCCTTGCTCTATATGTCACCGGAACAGATTCGCGGCAAAGACATCGATAACCGCAGCGATCTGTACTCCGTCGGTGTAACAATGTATCAAGTCCTCACTGGCCGCACGCCCTTCGAAGCTGATTCCGATTACGAAATCATGACCGGACATCTTGAAAAAACTGCGCCTCCGCCCACTGAATTTCGAAGCAGTCTGCCGAAGTCGATTTCCGATGTTGTGATGAAGTCATTGGAAAAGAAACCGGAGCGTCGCTTCCAGAATGCCGAAGAGATGTCCAACGCATTGCGCGGACTCGACCTGCCCGAATCTTCAGATAAGACAGTAATCCAGCGTTCAGCAGTATATAGCGAACGCACCGTGCGAACTGCACCGCCGGAACATCCCGCTCCGCCCGTGTCGCCGCCCACTTCCGAGTCGACACGCCCGAGCGGCAAGGGGAAGTTGGTCGGAATTCTCGCCGCGGTAGTTTTGGTTGCCGTTGCTGCAATTTACTACCTGATGCAGCCATCAACAGAATCCCCAACAAAGTCGGCTACATTTTCCGACTCATTGACGACTGCTTTCGATTTGTACGAAAAGAAACTATTCCCCGAAGCTGCCGACTTGTTCGCCAGTCTACGCCAGTCGAATTCCGCCTCAGTTGGACAAAAACTCGAAATTCGCCAGTTTCAGGCGGCCTCGAAGCTGATGGATCAGCAAATCTCTGCCGCCAGCGAAATCCTCAAGGAACTTTACTCCGAATCACCCGGCACTGAGTTCGCCGACAATCGTTTCCCGCCAGCGCTTGTCAAGATGTGGAGCGGCCTCAAACAGACGCCCCTTCCAACGGGAGGTTTTGATCTGACATTGGCCAACTATCAACAATTCGCTCCGGTCACGGTGGAATTCGAGGGCAAGAAAGAACAATACACAGGATCCACCTTTGCCAAGAAAAATCTCGCCCCGGGTGAGTACATAGTCCGAATTGAAGGCAAGGGCTCAAAGCCTCTGGCACAGAGCTTCAATGTGGCCGATGTTGTTGTTAGCAAATCACTTACGCTTACAGCGGCTGTCTCGACGGCAACCGGAAGCATCGTTGTCGTCGTTGAAAACTACAAGATATTCGAACCGGTGACTGTTGTATTCGACGGGAAGAGTGTACAATATGGCGGACAACCAGTGACATTCTCAGACGTGGCTAAAGGCAATTACGAAGTTGGCATCATCACCGATGTCGGCAGACTCACAGAAGTCGTCAATGTTGACGGCAATGAAGTACGTAAGGTCTTTGAACCGGTAAATAAGGACAGCAAACTGACCATCGCGTCGCTTGTCGAAAACAACCCTAATGAAGTCGTCGCGGCGCAGGTCTATATCGATAATGAAAAGATCGTCGATGGCGAAACTCCGTTTCCAATCCGTCTCATGCAGGGAACGCACAAGATTTGGATCGAACATCCCGACTTTCGCACCATCGATAAGCCGAAATATATCAATCTCCGTGGCGACGAGCTCGTTGAACTGCGTCTGCGGAAGAAATGA
- a CDS encoding tetratricopeptide repeat protein — MRKLNIVMAFVMLLLLVVAANAGVKEDLDKVSQLYRTGQFADAVIKASDLVAQPGLSTQDSIAALTWLSKAAAVNNQEPVAVSYLGALVKMDPNTSFNEDIEHKKFARTWIKFCQDTGFKPGMREKMITVYAADFSNGSIVDAEKYASAGIGVAAMMNSTLTQSGVVYVPSREKINFITDELKMSQSDLADENTRLQVGKVVGVQNFVFGTFMKMEDNKVRIMARIIDTETSLPKKSFSLEGKEGKIGQLIGMVSDSILTYFNVQADAIKKAGAKVPDVSLAAVLAQSRGIAFEEKGDLESANKYYAEALQISPNFVMASERKQRVELEIKSNSQ; from the coding sequence ATGCGGAAATTGAACATCGTCATGGCGTTCGTCATGTTGTTGCTGCTTGTTGTTGCAGCCAACGCCGGCGTCAAGGAAGACCTCGACAAGGTCAGCCAACTGTATCGCACCGGCCAGTTCGCCGATGCTGTGATCAAGGCCTCCGATTTGGTCGCCCAGCCCGGACTGTCAACTCAGGACAGCATCGCCGCGCTCACCTGGCTCTCCAAAGCTGCCGCCGTCAACAATCAAGAACCGGTCGCGGTCAGCTATCTTGGCGCATTGGTCAAGATGGACCCGAATACTTCCTTTAACGAAGACATAGAACACAAGAAGTTCGCCCGCACCTGGATCAAGTTCTGCCAGGACACCGGTTTCAAGCCCGGCATGCGCGAGAAGATGATCACTGTCTACGCCGCCGACTTCTCCAACGGTTCGATTGTTGATGCCGAGAAGTATGCCTCCGCCGGTATCGGCGTTGCCGCTATGATGAATAGCACGCTTACGCAATCAGGCGTTGTTTATGTCCCGTCGCGCGAAAAAATCAACTTCATCACCGACGAACTGAAAATGTCGCAAAGCGACCTCGCCGATGAAAACACTCGGCTTCAGGTCGGCAAGGTTGTCGGCGTCCAGAACTTCGTATTCGGTACATTCATGAAGATGGAAGATAACAAAGTCCGCATCATGGCTCGCATCATCGACACCGAAACCAGCTTGCCGAAAAAGAGCTTCAGCCTTGAAGGCAAGGAAGGCAAGATCGGCCAGCTCATTGGTATGGTCAGCGATTCAATCCTGACCTATTTCAACGTGCAAGCCGACGCTATCAAGAAGGCCGGCGCCAAGGTTCCCGATGTCAGCCTCGCCGCTGTACTCGCACAGTCGCGCGGTATCGCCTTCGAAGAGAAGGGCGACCTTGAATCAGCCAATAAATATTATGCCGAGGCCCTGCAGATTTCTCCGAACTTCGTTATGGCCTCCGAACGTAAACAGAGAGTAGAATTGGAGATCAAATCAAACTCACAATGA